One genomic segment of Myotis daubentonii chromosome 14, mMyoDau2.1, whole genome shotgun sequence includes these proteins:
- the USP19 gene encoding ubiquitin carboxyl-terminal hydrolase 19 isoform X7: MSGGASAMGPRRGPPGLEEAASKKKQKDRANQESKDGDPRRGGSMSTPQEEQTKEEVLLDWQQDADEVTVKLRAGAGPLRLEEVDAAFTDTDCLVRFPGGQQWGGVFYAEIENSRAKVQARKGGLLQLALPKKVPLLTWPSLLKKPLGMQESGPGLRCQENGQESSPIALEPAPEPRRAKQEARNQKRAQGRGEVGAGAGPGAQAGPSAKRAVHLRRGPEGEGCREGPGPQGEAPPFLAEAATQAGAEEPLRVPPLEPQPCLLGSEEKPALLAGEKAASPRSDPVSPALTRSRAPEKGDRSREEMAVAADAASLVDEPEPMVSLAFVKNDSYEKGPDAVVVHVYVKEIRREASRVLFREQDFTLVFQTRDANFLRLHPGCGPHTVFRWQVKLRNLIEPEQCTFCFTAARIDICLRKRQSQRWGGLEAPAARVGGAKVAVPTGPTPLDSTPPGGAPHPLTGQEEARAVEKEKPKARAEDTGLDGVAARTPMEHGAPKPEPHLASPKPTCMVPPMPHSPVSGDSVEEEEEEEKKVCLPGFTGLVNLGNTCFMNSVIQSLSNTRELRDFFHDRSFEAEINYNNPLGTGGRLAIGFAVLLRALWKGTHHAFQPSKLKAIVASKASQFTGYAQHDAQEFMAFLLDGLHEDLNRIQNKPYTETVDSDGRPDEVVAEEAWQRHKMRNDSFIVDLFQGQYKSKLVCPVCAKVSITFDPFLYLPVPLPQKQKVLPVFFFAREPHSKPIKFLVSVSKENSSASEVLDALSQRVHVPPENLRLTEVMKSRFHRMFLPSHSLDTVSPSDLLLCFELLSPELAKEQVVVLEVQQRPQVPSIPISKCAACQRKQQPEDEKLKRCTRCYRVGYCNQLCQKTHWPDHKGLCRPENIGYPFLVSVPASRLTYARLAQLLEGYARYSVSVFQPPFQPPFQPGRMALEPPGYPTLHPTSLPEAGDSERDSMPPPELQVVTPVAEGDAVPRAWAAPDRGPVPSTSGISSEMLASGPVEGGSLPAGEKVPRPEAAVPGYQHPSEAMSSHTSQFLIYKIDASSREQRLEDKGDTPLELEEDCSLALVWRNNDRQQEFVLVASKELECAEDPGSAGEAARAGHFTLDQCLTLFTRPEVLAPEEAWYCPQCKQHREASKQLLLWRLPNVLIVQLKRFSFRSFIWRDKINDLVEFPVRNLDLSKFCIGQKEEQLPSYDLYAVINHYGGMIGGHYTACARLPNDRSSQRSDVGWRLFDDSTVTTVDESQVVTRYAYVLFYRRRNSPVERPPRAGHAERHPDLGPAAEAAASQASRIWQELEAAEEPVPEGPAPRGPWGPQDWVGPPPCGPPTPDEGCLRYFVLGTVAALVALVLNVFYPLVSQSRWR, translated from the exons ATGTCTGGTGGGGCCAGTGCCATGGGCCCCAGGAGAGGGCCCCCCGGGCTGGAGGAGGCCGCCAGCAAGAAGAAGCAGAAGGACCGAGCAAACCAGGAGAGCAAGGATGGAGACCCTCGGAGAGGAG GGTCCATGTCCACTCCCCAGGAGGAGCAGACCAAAGAGG AGGTGCTGCTCGACTGGCAGCAGGACGCGGACGAGGTGACGGTCAAGCTGCGCGCAGGAGCGGGCCCCCTGCGTCTGGAGGAGGTGGACGCCGCTTTCACAGACACAGACTGCTTGGTGCGGTTTCCAG GTGGTCAGCAGTGGGGCGGTGTTTTCTATGCCGAGATCGAAAATTCTCGCGCCAAAGTGCAGGCTCGAAAAGGTGGCCTCCTCCAGCTGGCGCTGCCCAAGAAGGTGCCTCTGCTCACCTGGCCTTCTCTCCTG AAGAAACCTCTAGGGATGCAGGAGTCGGGGCCAGGGCTGCGGTGCCAGGAGAACGGGCAGGAGTCCTCTCCCATTGCCCTGGAgccagcccctgagccccgccgggcAAAGCAGGAGGCCCGGAACCAGAAGCGGGCCCAGGGCCGTggtgaggtgggggcgggggctggcccCGGGGCCCAGGCAGGGCCCAGTGCCAAGAGGGCTGTGCATCTCCGAAGAGGGCCAGAGGGGGAAGGATGCAGAGAaggccctgggccccagggcgAGGCCCCCCCCTTCCTGGCTGAGGCAGCCACGCAG GCGGGGGCTGAGGAGCCGCTCCGGGTCCCACCGCTggagccccagccctgcctcctgggctcGGAGGAGAAGCCAGCGCTTCTGGCAGGAGAGAAGGCAGCGTCCCCCCGGAGTGACCCAGTCTCTCCAGCCCTGACCCGGAGCAGAGCCCCCGAGAAAGGTGACCGTTCCAGAGAGGAGATGGCAGTGGCAGCAGACGCTGCATCCTTGGTGGATG AGCCGGAACCCATGGTGAGCCTGGCGTTTGTCAAGAACGACTCGTACGAGAAGGGGCCTGACGCGGTGGTGGTGCACGTGTACGTGAAGGAGATCCGCAGGGAGGCCTCGCGAGTGCTCTTCCGCGAGCAGGACTTCACGCTCGTCTTCCAGAccag GGACGCGAACTTCCTGAGGCTGCACCCGGGCTGCGGGCCCCACACCGTCTTCCGCTGGCAGGTGAAGCTCAG GAACCTGATCGAGCCCGAGCAGTGCACCTTCTGCTTCACGGCCGCGCGCATCGACATCTGCCTCCGCAAGCGGCAGAGTCAGCGCTGGGGGGGCCTGGAGGCCCCAGCTGCACGAG TGGGTGGTGCAAAGGTCGCCGTGCCGACAGGCCCAACCCCTCTGGACTCGACCCCCCCGGGGGGTGCTCCGCACCCCCTGACAGGCCAGGAGGAAGCCCGGGCTGTGGAGAAGGAGAAGCCCAAGGCTCGCGCTGAGGACACCGGGCTGGATGGCGTGGCGGCCCGCACCCCCATGGAGCATGGAGCCCCCAAGCCGGAGCCACACTTGGCCTCA CCCAAGCCCACGTGCATGGTGCCTCCCATGCCGCACAGCCCCGTGAGTGGGGACagcgtggaggaggaggaggaggaggagaagaaggtgTGCCTGCCGGGCTTCACCGGGCTGGTCAACCTGGGCAACACCTGCTTCATGAACAGCGTCATCCAGTCTCTGTCCAACACCCGCGAGCTGCGGGACTTCTTCCACG ACCGCTCCTTCGAGGccgaaatcaactacaacaaccCGCTGGGGACCGGTGGGCGCCTCGCCATCGGCTTCGCCGTGCTGCTCCGGGCGCTGTGGAAGGGCACCCACCACGCCTTCCAGCCTTCCAAGTTGAAG GCCATTGTCGCCAGCAAGGCCAGCCAGTTCACAGGCTACGCCCAGCACGACGCCCAGGAGTTCATGGCTTTCCTGCTGGATGGGCTGCACGAGGACCTGAACCGCATTCAGAACAAGCCCTACACGGAGACCGTGGACTCGGATGGGCGGCCCGATGAG GTGGTGGCTGAGGAGGCGTGGCAGCGGCACAAGATGAGGAACGACTCCTTCATCGTGGACCTGTTCCAGGGCCAGTACAAGTCGAAGCTGGTGTGCCCCGTGTGCGCCAAG GTCTCCATCACCTTTGACCCCTTCCTCTACCTGCCGGTGCCCTTGCCCCAGAAGCAGAAGGTCCTCCCCGTCTTCTTTTTTGCCCGGGAGCCGCACAGCAAGCCCATCAAG TTCCTGGTGAGCGTCAGCAAAGAGAACTCGAGTGCGAGCGAAGTGCTGGACGCCCTCTCGCAGAGGGTCCACGTGCCGCCCGAGAACCTGCGTCTGACCGAG GTGATGAAGAGCCGCTTCCACCGCATGTTCCTGCCCTCCCACTCACTGGACACCGTGTCCCCCTCGGACCTGCTCCTCTGCTTCGAGCTGTTGTCCCCAGAGCTTGCTAAGGAGCAGGTGGTGGTGCTGGAGGTGCAGCAG CGCCCCCAGGTGCCCAGCATCCCCATCTCCAAGTGCGCAGCCTGCCAGCGGAAGCAGCAGCCCGAGGACGAGAAGCTGAAACGCTGTACCCGGTGCTACCGCGTGGGCTACTGCAACCA gctctGCCAGAAAACCCACTGGCCTGACCACAAGGGCCTCTGCCGCCCTGAGAACATCGGCTACCCCTTCCTGGTCAGCGTACCTGCCTCCCGCCTCACTTACGCCCGTCTTGCCCAGTTGCTGGAGGGCTATGCCCG GTATTCTGTGAGCGTCTTCCAGCCGCCCTTccagcctcccttccagcctggccGCATGGCCTTGGAGCCCCCTGGCTACCCCACGCTGCACCCCACTAGCCTCCCGGAGGCTGGGGACAGCGAGAGGGACTCCATGCCGCCGCCGGAGCTCCAGGTGGTGACTCCCGTGGCTGAGGGGGACGCGGTGCCCCGGGCATGGGCAGCCCCGGATCGGGGACCTGTGCCCAGCACCAGTGGCATTTCTTCTGAGATGCTGGCCAGCGGGCCCGTTGAAGGGGGCTCCTTGCCTGCTGGTGAGAAGGTGCCCCGGCCCGAAG CTGCTGTGCCCGGGTACCAACACCCAAGCGAAGCCATGAGTTCCCACACGTCCCAGTTCCTGATCTATAAAATCGACGCATCCAGCCGAGAGCAGCGGCTAGAGGATAAAG gagaCACCCCGCTGGAGCTGGAAGAGGACTGCAGCCTGGCTCTCGTCTGGCGCAACAACGATCGCCAGCAGGAGTTCGTGTTGGTGGCCTCCAAGGAGCTGGAATGCGCGGAGGACCCCGGCTCCGCCGGCGAGGCGGCGCGCGCCGGCCACTTCACCCTGGACCAGTGCCTCACCCTCTTCACGCGGCCGGAAGTGCTGGCCCCGGAGGAGGCTTG GTACTGCCCGCAGTGCAAGCAGCACCGCGAGGCCTCCAAGCAGCTGCTGCTGTGGCGCCTGCCCAACGTGCTCATCGTGCAGCTCAAGCGCTTCTCCTTCCGCAGCTTCATCTGGCGCGACAAGATCAATGACCTGGTGGAGTTCCCCGTCCG GAACCTGGATCTGAGCAAGTTCTGCATCGGCCAGAAGGAGGAGCAGCTGCCCAGCTATGACCTGTATGCTGTCATCAACCACTACGGCGGCATGATCGGCGGCCACTACACCGCCTGTGCACGCCTGCCCAACGACCGCAGCAGCCAGCGCAGCGACGTGG GCTGGCGCTTGTTTGATGACAGCACAGTGACAACGGTGGACGAGAGCCAGGTCGTGACGCGTTACGCCTACGTCCTCTTCTACCGCCGGCGGAACTCTCCTGTGGAGAGACCCCCCCGGGCAGGCCACGCCGAGCGCCACCCAGACCTCGGCCCTGCAGCTGAGGCTGCTGCCAgccag GCTTCCCGGATTTGGCAGGAGCTGGAGGCCGCGGAGGAGCCGGTGCCCGAGGGGCCTGCGCCCCGGGGTCCCTGGGGGCCCCAGGACTGGGTGGGCCCCCCGCCAtgcggcccccccaccccagatgAGGGCTGCCTCCGGTACTTTGTTCTGGGCACCGTGGCAGCCTTGGTGGCCCTCGTGCTCAACGTGTTCTATCCTCTGGTGTCCCAGAGTCGCTGGAGATGA
- the USP19 gene encoding ubiquitin carboxyl-terminal hydrolase 19 isoform X5, with the protein MSGGASAMGPRRGPPGLEEAASKKKQKDRANQESKDGDPRRGGSMSTPQEEQTKEEVLLDWQQDADEVTVKLRAGAGPLRLEEVDAAFTDTDCLVRFPGGQQWGGVFYAEIENSRAKVQARKGGLLQLALPKKVPLLTWPSLLKPLGMQESGPGLRCQENGQESSPIALEPAPEPRRAKQEARNQKRAQGRGEVGAGAGPGAQAGPSAKRAVHLRRGPEGEGCREGPGPQGEAPPFLAEAATQAGAEEPLRVPPLEPQPCLLGSEEKPALLAGEKAASPRSDPVSPALTRSRAPEKGDRSREEMAVAADAASLVDEPEPMVSLAFVKNDSYEKGPDAVVVHVYVKEIRREASRVLFREQDFTLVFQTRDANFLRLHPGCGPHTVFRWQVKLRNLIEPEQCTFCFTAARIDICLRKRQSQRWGGLEAPAARGAVGGAKVAVPTGPTPLDSTPPGGAPHPLTGQEEARAVEKEKPKARAEDTGLDGVAARTPMEHGAPKPEPHLASPKPTCMVPPMPHSPVSGDSVEEEEEEEKKVCLPGFTGLVNLGNTCFMNSVIQSLSNTRELRDFFHDRSFEAEINYNNPLGTGGRLAIGFAVLLRALWKGTHHAFQPSKLKAIVASKASQFTGYAQHDAQEFMAFLLDGLHEDLNRIQNKPYTETVDSDGRPDEVVAEEAWQRHKMRNDSFIVDLFQGQYKSKLVCPVCAKVSITFDPFLYLPVPLPQKQKVLPVFFFAREPHSKPIKFLVSVSKENSSASEVLDALSQRVHVPPENLRLTEVMKSRFHRMFLPSHSLDTVSPSDLLLCFELLSPELAKEQVVVLEVQQRPQVPSIPISKCAACQRKQQPEDEKLKRCTRCYRVGYCNQLCQKTHWPDHKGLCRPENIGYPFLVSVPASRLTYARLAQLLEGYARYSVSVFQPPFQPPFQPGRMALEPPGYPTLHPTSLPEAGDSERDSMPPPELQVVTPVAEGDAVPRAWAAPDRGPVPSTSGISSEMLASGPVEGGSLPAGEKVPRPEAAVPGYQHPSEAMSSHTSQFLIYKIDASSREQRLEDKGDTPLELEEDCSLALVWRNNDRQQEFVLVASKELECAEDPGSAGEAARAGHFTLDQCLTLFTRPEVLAPEEAWYCPQCKQHREASKQLLLWRLPNVLIVQLKRFSFRSFIWRDKINDLVEFPVRNLDLSKFCIGQKEEQLPSYDLYAVINHYGGMIGGHYTACARLPNDRSSQRSDVGWRLFDDSTVTTVDESQVVTRYAYVLFYRRRNSPVERPPRAGHAERHPDLGPAAEAAASQASRIWQELEAAEEPVPEGPAPRGPWGPQDWVGPPPCGPPTPDEGCLRYFVLGTVAALVALVLNVFYPLVSQSRWR; encoded by the exons ATGTCTGGTGGGGCCAGTGCCATGGGCCCCAGGAGAGGGCCCCCCGGGCTGGAGGAGGCCGCCAGCAAGAAGAAGCAGAAGGACCGAGCAAACCAGGAGAGCAAGGATGGAGACCCTCGGAGAGGAG GGTCCATGTCCACTCCCCAGGAGGAGCAGACCAAAGAGG AGGTGCTGCTCGACTGGCAGCAGGACGCGGACGAGGTGACGGTCAAGCTGCGCGCAGGAGCGGGCCCCCTGCGTCTGGAGGAGGTGGACGCCGCTTTCACAGACACAGACTGCTTGGTGCGGTTTCCAG GTGGTCAGCAGTGGGGCGGTGTTTTCTATGCCGAGATCGAAAATTCTCGCGCCAAAGTGCAGGCTCGAAAAGGTGGCCTCCTCCAGCTGGCGCTGCCCAAGAAGGTGCCTCTGCTCACCTGGCCTTCTCTCCTG AAACCTCTAGGGATGCAGGAGTCGGGGCCAGGGCTGCGGTGCCAGGAGAACGGGCAGGAGTCCTCTCCCATTGCCCTGGAgccagcccctgagccccgccgggcAAAGCAGGAGGCCCGGAACCAGAAGCGGGCCCAGGGCCGTggtgaggtgggggcgggggctggcccCGGGGCCCAGGCAGGGCCCAGTGCCAAGAGGGCTGTGCATCTCCGAAGAGGGCCAGAGGGGGAAGGATGCAGAGAaggccctgggccccagggcgAGGCCCCCCCCTTCCTGGCTGAGGCAGCCACGCAG GCGGGGGCTGAGGAGCCGCTCCGGGTCCCACCGCTggagccccagccctgcctcctgggctcGGAGGAGAAGCCAGCGCTTCTGGCAGGAGAGAAGGCAGCGTCCCCCCGGAGTGACCCAGTCTCTCCAGCCCTGACCCGGAGCAGAGCCCCCGAGAAAGGTGACCGTTCCAGAGAGGAGATGGCAGTGGCAGCAGACGCTGCATCCTTGGTGGATG AGCCGGAACCCATGGTGAGCCTGGCGTTTGTCAAGAACGACTCGTACGAGAAGGGGCCTGACGCGGTGGTGGTGCACGTGTACGTGAAGGAGATCCGCAGGGAGGCCTCGCGAGTGCTCTTCCGCGAGCAGGACTTCACGCTCGTCTTCCAGAccag GGACGCGAACTTCCTGAGGCTGCACCCGGGCTGCGGGCCCCACACCGTCTTCCGCTGGCAGGTGAAGCTCAG GAACCTGATCGAGCCCGAGCAGTGCACCTTCTGCTTCACGGCCGCGCGCATCGACATCTGCCTCCGCAAGCGGCAGAGTCAGCGCTGGGGGGGCCTGGAGGCCCCAGCTGCACGAG GTGCAGTGGGTGGTGCAAAGGTCGCCGTGCCGACAGGCCCAACCCCTCTGGACTCGACCCCCCCGGGGGGTGCTCCGCACCCCCTGACAGGCCAGGAGGAAGCCCGGGCTGTGGAGAAGGAGAAGCCCAAGGCTCGCGCTGAGGACACCGGGCTGGATGGCGTGGCGGCCCGCACCCCCATGGAGCATGGAGCCCCCAAGCCGGAGCCACACTTGGCCTCA CCCAAGCCCACGTGCATGGTGCCTCCCATGCCGCACAGCCCCGTGAGTGGGGACagcgtggaggaggaggaggaggaggagaagaaggtgTGCCTGCCGGGCTTCACCGGGCTGGTCAACCTGGGCAACACCTGCTTCATGAACAGCGTCATCCAGTCTCTGTCCAACACCCGCGAGCTGCGGGACTTCTTCCACG ACCGCTCCTTCGAGGccgaaatcaactacaacaaccCGCTGGGGACCGGTGGGCGCCTCGCCATCGGCTTCGCCGTGCTGCTCCGGGCGCTGTGGAAGGGCACCCACCACGCCTTCCAGCCTTCCAAGTTGAAG GCCATTGTCGCCAGCAAGGCCAGCCAGTTCACAGGCTACGCCCAGCACGACGCCCAGGAGTTCATGGCTTTCCTGCTGGATGGGCTGCACGAGGACCTGAACCGCATTCAGAACAAGCCCTACACGGAGACCGTGGACTCGGATGGGCGGCCCGATGAG GTGGTGGCTGAGGAGGCGTGGCAGCGGCACAAGATGAGGAACGACTCCTTCATCGTGGACCTGTTCCAGGGCCAGTACAAGTCGAAGCTGGTGTGCCCCGTGTGCGCCAAG GTCTCCATCACCTTTGACCCCTTCCTCTACCTGCCGGTGCCCTTGCCCCAGAAGCAGAAGGTCCTCCCCGTCTTCTTTTTTGCCCGGGAGCCGCACAGCAAGCCCATCAAG TTCCTGGTGAGCGTCAGCAAAGAGAACTCGAGTGCGAGCGAAGTGCTGGACGCCCTCTCGCAGAGGGTCCACGTGCCGCCCGAGAACCTGCGTCTGACCGAG GTGATGAAGAGCCGCTTCCACCGCATGTTCCTGCCCTCCCACTCACTGGACACCGTGTCCCCCTCGGACCTGCTCCTCTGCTTCGAGCTGTTGTCCCCAGAGCTTGCTAAGGAGCAGGTGGTGGTGCTGGAGGTGCAGCAG CGCCCCCAGGTGCCCAGCATCCCCATCTCCAAGTGCGCAGCCTGCCAGCGGAAGCAGCAGCCCGAGGACGAGAAGCTGAAACGCTGTACCCGGTGCTACCGCGTGGGCTACTGCAACCA gctctGCCAGAAAACCCACTGGCCTGACCACAAGGGCCTCTGCCGCCCTGAGAACATCGGCTACCCCTTCCTGGTCAGCGTACCTGCCTCCCGCCTCACTTACGCCCGTCTTGCCCAGTTGCTGGAGGGCTATGCCCG GTATTCTGTGAGCGTCTTCCAGCCGCCCTTccagcctcccttccagcctggccGCATGGCCTTGGAGCCCCCTGGCTACCCCACGCTGCACCCCACTAGCCTCCCGGAGGCTGGGGACAGCGAGAGGGACTCCATGCCGCCGCCGGAGCTCCAGGTGGTGACTCCCGTGGCTGAGGGGGACGCGGTGCCCCGGGCATGGGCAGCCCCGGATCGGGGACCTGTGCCCAGCACCAGTGGCATTTCTTCTGAGATGCTGGCCAGCGGGCCCGTTGAAGGGGGCTCCTTGCCTGCTGGTGAGAAGGTGCCCCGGCCCGAAG CTGCTGTGCCCGGGTACCAACACCCAAGCGAAGCCATGAGTTCCCACACGTCCCAGTTCCTGATCTATAAAATCGACGCATCCAGCCGAGAGCAGCGGCTAGAGGATAAAG gagaCACCCCGCTGGAGCTGGAAGAGGACTGCAGCCTGGCTCTCGTCTGGCGCAACAACGATCGCCAGCAGGAGTTCGTGTTGGTGGCCTCCAAGGAGCTGGAATGCGCGGAGGACCCCGGCTCCGCCGGCGAGGCGGCGCGCGCCGGCCACTTCACCCTGGACCAGTGCCTCACCCTCTTCACGCGGCCGGAAGTGCTGGCCCCGGAGGAGGCTTG GTACTGCCCGCAGTGCAAGCAGCACCGCGAGGCCTCCAAGCAGCTGCTGCTGTGGCGCCTGCCCAACGTGCTCATCGTGCAGCTCAAGCGCTTCTCCTTCCGCAGCTTCATCTGGCGCGACAAGATCAATGACCTGGTGGAGTTCCCCGTCCG GAACCTGGATCTGAGCAAGTTCTGCATCGGCCAGAAGGAGGAGCAGCTGCCCAGCTATGACCTGTATGCTGTCATCAACCACTACGGCGGCATGATCGGCGGCCACTACACCGCCTGTGCACGCCTGCCCAACGACCGCAGCAGCCAGCGCAGCGACGTGG GCTGGCGCTTGTTTGATGACAGCACAGTGACAACGGTGGACGAGAGCCAGGTCGTGACGCGTTACGCCTACGTCCTCTTCTACCGCCGGCGGAACTCTCCTGTGGAGAGACCCCCCCGGGCAGGCCACGCCGAGCGCCACCCAGACCTCGGCCCTGCAGCTGAGGCTGCTGCCAgccag GCTTCCCGGATTTGGCAGGAGCTGGAGGCCGCGGAGGAGCCGGTGCCCGAGGGGCCTGCGCCCCGGGGTCCCTGGGGGCCCCAGGACTGGGTGGGCCCCCCGCCAtgcggcccccccaccccagatgAGGGCTGCCTCCGGTACTTTGTTCTGGGCACCGTGGCAGCCTTGGTGGCCCTCGTGCTCAACGTGTTCTATCCTCTGGTGTCCCAGAGTCGCTGGAGATGA